A genomic stretch from Chromatiales bacterium 21-64-14 includes:
- a CDS encoding potassium-transporting ATPase subunit C yields the protein MKALLRPALSLFLLLTMLTGVIYPLAVTGLAQALFPWRADGSMLAVDGRLVGSALIGQNFTSPGYFWARPSATSPYPDNALASGSSNLGPTNPALIDAVKSRIAALNAADPNNPMPIPVDLVTDSASGLDPDISLAAAEYQAPRIARARHLTLAQVHTLIAREARHPWLQLFGTPRVNVLKLNLALDRLKVSRVD from the coding sequence ATGAAAGCGCTCCTTCGCCCGGCGCTCAGCCTGTTTCTGCTACTGACCATGCTCACCGGAGTGATCTATCCACTCGCCGTCACCGGCTTGGCCCAGGCGCTGTTCCCATGGCGTGCCGATGGCTCGATGCTGGCGGTGGACGGCCGTCTCGTAGGGTCCGCGTTGATCGGTCAGAACTTTACGTCGCCCGGCTATTTCTGGGCCCGGCCGTCTGCCACCTCACCTTACCCTGACAACGCACTTGCTTCCGGCAGTTCCAATCTCGGCCCCACGAACCCAGCGCTAATTGATGCCGTGAAGAGTCGCATTGCGGCATTGAATGCGGCCGACCCGAACAACCCGATGCCCATTCCGGTTGATCTGGTCACTGATTCAGCCAGCGGTCTGGACCCGGACATTTCGCTCGCGGCAGCAGAATATCAGGCGCCGCGGATAGCACGCGCGCGCCATCTTACCCTCGCGCAGGTGCACACCTTGATCGCCCGGGAGGCGCGGCATCCCTGGCTGCAGCTGTTCGGCACGCCCCGGGTCAATGTGCTGAAGCTCAATCTCGCTTTGGATAGATTAAAGGTAAGCCGCGTTGACTGA
- a CDS encoding potassium-transporting ATPase subunit KdpA, whose product MITGFFVLLAALLLVLLATVRPLGRYFAWIMDDRPAWTPFARIEARVFRLCGITKRDMDWREYALTLLVFSLIGTLALYALQRLQISLPLNPEHLEAVSPDSSFNTAISFVTNTDWQGYAGESTMSYLTQMVGLAVQNFLSAASGIAVAFALIRGFARHSTGDIGNFWIDLYRITMYALLPLSMMLALALTSQGVIQNFAAYQNVNTLEPTSYVPRKLDAAARPDRRGTNEIVVVAQQTLPMGPVASQEAIKELGTNGGGFFNANSAHPYENPNALTNFLEMLAVLLIPAALVYTFGVAVGDTRQGWALLGAMVLIFVVAVTALALAEYQGNPAIGALGVDQIHSALQSGGNMEGKETRFGIAASVLFNAVTTTTSCGAVNSMIDSYTPLGGLVPMILMQLGETIFGGVGLGLAGMLVFVLVAVFAGGLMIGRTPEYVGKKIDAFDMKMVSIAVLLMPALVLLGTALAAMLPAGSAGLANPGAHGFSEMLYAFTSAANNNGSSFAGLSANTTFYNNWLGVTMLFGRFVVMVALLALAGSLAGKKHVPAGSGTLPTHGALFISLLIGVLLLVGALNFFPAWALGPVVEHLRLWAGH is encoded by the coding sequence ATTATCACCGGATTCTTCGTATTACTGGCAGCCCTGTTGCTAGTCCTACTAGCCACAGTGCGGCCATTGGGCCGCTACTTCGCCTGGATCATGGATGATCGCCCAGCGTGGACGCCATTCGCCCGCATCGAGGCGCGGGTGTTTCGCCTGTGCGGGATCACGAAGCGCGACATGGACTGGCGCGAGTATGCGCTGACTCTGCTCGTCTTCAGTCTGATCGGCACCCTGGCGCTGTATGCGCTACAGCGTCTGCAGATCTCGCTGCCGCTCAACCCCGAGCACCTCGAGGCCGTCAGCCCGGACTCCAGTTTCAATACCGCGATCAGTTTCGTAACCAATACCGATTGGCAGGGTTATGCCGGTGAGTCCACCATGAGCTACCTGACGCAGATGGTGGGCCTGGCAGTGCAGAATTTTCTTTCCGCCGCGTCAGGTATTGCCGTGGCGTTTGCGCTAATCCGCGGTTTCGCGCGCCACAGCACGGGGGATATCGGGAACTTCTGGATTGACCTCTACCGCATAACTATGTACGCGCTGCTGCCTTTGTCGATGATGTTGGCACTGGCATTGACCAGCCAGGGCGTTATCCAGAACTTTGCGGCGTACCAGAACGTCAACACACTCGAGCCGACAAGCTACGTTCCGCGCAAACTCGATGCCGCGGCCCGGCCCGACCGGCGGGGCACCAATGAAATCGTCGTCGTGGCGCAACAGACCCTTCCCATGGGCCCGGTGGCTTCTCAGGAGGCCATCAAGGAATTGGGTACCAACGGTGGTGGCTTTTTCAACGCGAACTCGGCACACCCGTACGAGAACCCCAACGCACTCACCAACTTCCTGGAAATGCTCGCAGTACTGCTGATCCCGGCGGCACTGGTTTACACTTTCGGCGTTGCGGTGGGCGACACCCGCCAGGGCTGGGCGCTGCTGGGCGCTATGGTGCTAATTTTCGTCGTCGCCGTAACCGCCCTTGCCTTGGCCGAATACCAAGGCAATCCTGCGATCGGCGCGCTGGGGGTGGACCAGATCCATAGCGCACTACAGTCCGGCGGCAATATGGAGGGCAAGGAAACCCGCTTTGGCATCGCCGCGTCGGTGTTGTTCAACGCCGTGACCACTACCACCTCCTGCGGTGCCGTGAACTCGATGATTGATTCCTATACGCCGCTGGGTGGGCTCGTACCAATGATATTGATGCAACTAGGTGAGACCATTTTCGGCGGAGTGGGCTTGGGCCTCGCGGGCATGTTGGTGTTTGTTCTGGTTGCGGTGTTCGCTGGTGGTTTAATGATTGGCCGTACTCCGGAATATGTGGGCAAGAAAATAGACGCCTTCGACATGAAGATGGTCTCAATCGCTGTACTACTAATGCCAGCGCTGGTGCTGTTGGGAACGGCACTGGCAGCAATGTTACCGGCAGGGTCGGCGGGACTCGCCAACCCTGGCGCGCATGGGTTCTCCGAAATGCTATACGCCTTCACTTCGGCGGCAAATAACAACGGCAGCTCTTTCGCAGGCCTCTCGGCCAACACCACTTTCTACAACAACTGGCTAGGCGTGACCATGCTGTTCGGCCGCTTCGTGGTGATGGTGGCGCTACTGGCCCTGGCCGGTTCGCTCGCCGGAAAGAAACACGTCCCAGCCGGCAGCGGCACGCTGCCTACCCATGGGGCCTTGTTCATCAGCCTGCTGATAGGTGTGCTGCTGCTAGTGGGCGCACTGAATTTTTTCCCAGCCTGGGCCCTGGGCCCCGTCGTCGAACATCTGCGCCTGTGGGCTGGCCATTGA
- a CDS encoding potassium-transporting ATPase subunit F, translated as MDAFYLGGGLAALGLLAYLLYALFRAEDF; from the coding sequence ATGGACGCTTTCTACCTTGGCGGTGGATTGGCGGCGCTCGGCCTGTTGGCCTATCTCCTGTATGCCCTGTTTCGTGCGGAGGATTTCTAA
- a CDS encoding MarR family transcriptional regulator, whose protein sequence is MVSNNLYTRLLVMRTGLRRFQRWSEQQARAAGLTPTQHQLLLAVRGHSDQRGPTIGEVADYLLLRHHSVVGLVDRAEGAGLVLRERDPDDHRVVRVRLTNPGAARLEALAAVHVEELKRLTRQMSTLWDGLVSVQPAHGFPGSRPSPDT, encoded by the coding sequence ATGGTGTCAAATAACCTCTACACCCGGCTTCTGGTAATGCGGACCGGCTTACGACGATTCCAACGCTGGAGCGAGCAGCAAGCGCGAGCTGCCGGCCTCACCCCGACACAGCACCAGCTCCTCCTTGCCGTCCGAGGCCACAGCGACCAACGGGGCCCGACGATCGGCGAAGTCGCCGACTACCTCCTGCTACGTCATCACAGCGTCGTCGGACTGGTCGACCGCGCTGAGGGCGCAGGCCTAGTCCTCCGAGAACGGGATCCTGACGATCACCGTGTCGTACGCGTGCGCCTCACCAACCCTGGCGCAGCACGCCTCGAAGCCCTCGCAGCTGTCCACGTCGAGGAGCTCAAGCGGCTCACCCGTCAGATGTCCACCCTCTGGGATGGATTGGTGTCGGTCCAACCCGCACACGGTTTCCCAGGGTCACGACCTTCGCCGGACACCTGA
- a CDS encoding potassium-transporting ATPase subunit B, with protein MTRKTLTLFDHSLVRHALLESLRKLDPRVQWRNPVMFVVYVGSLFTSALWVHALVSRGDAPAWFGGAVTLWLWFTVLFANFAEALAESRARAQAVSLRSMKKTVSAKKLQEARHGAAWTAVSGDDLHRDDVVLVEAGDFVPCDGQVIEGVASVDESAITGESAPVIRESGGDFSSVTGGTRVLSDWVVVRCSSNPGESFLDRMISLVEGAKRRKTPNEIALTILLVALTLVFLLVTVTLLPFSIYAVRSSHGGLPVTLTVLVALLVCLIPTTIGGLLSAIGVAGMGRMLLANVVATSGRAIEAAGDVDVLLLDKTGTITLGNRQASTFLPALGVGERELADAGQLASLADETPEGRSIVVLAKKFALRERHVHDLKASFVPFSAHTRMSGVDLPKRQVRKGAADAVRSWIEAQGGSYPEAVAQSVKAVARRGSTPLVVAEIAGERARVLGVIELKDVVKGGLKGRFSQLRRMGIRTVMITGDNRLTAAAIAAEAGVDDFLAEATPEDKLALIRKFQGEGRLVAMTGDGTNDAPALAQADVAVAMHSGTQAAKEAGNMVDLDSNPTKLIEVVEIGKQMLMTRGALTTFSIANDVAKYFAIIPAAFVATYPQLGALNIMHLTSPDSAILSAVIFNALIIVALIPLALRGVRYLPLGGDVLLKRNLLIYGLGGLIAPFIGIKLIDLLLTTMGLH; from the coding sequence ATGACTCGCAAGACGCTCACACTGTTTGACCACAGCTTGGTTAGGCACGCGCTGCTGGAATCGCTGCGCAAACTCGATCCGCGGGTGCAGTGGCGCAACCCGGTGATGTTCGTTGTTTATGTGGGCAGCCTGTTTACCAGCGCGCTTTGGGTCCACGCGCTAGTAAGCCGGGGCGACGCGCCCGCGTGGTTCGGCGGTGCGGTTACGCTGTGGCTGTGGTTCACTGTACTGTTCGCCAACTTCGCCGAAGCGCTGGCCGAGAGCCGCGCACGCGCCCAGGCCGTTTCGCTGCGTAGTATGAAAAAGACCGTCTCGGCAAAGAAGCTCCAAGAGGCGCGCCATGGCGCCGCGTGGACCGCGGTGTCTGGTGACGATCTGCACCGCGATGACGTCGTGCTGGTGGAAGCAGGCGACTTCGTGCCCTGCGATGGGCAGGTAATCGAGGGTGTAGCCTCGGTGGACGAGAGCGCCATCACCGGCGAATCTGCTCCGGTTATTCGCGAATCCGGCGGTGATTTTTCCTCCGTTACGGGCGGCACCCGCGTACTCTCCGACTGGGTCGTGGTACGCTGCTCGTCCAACCCCGGCGAGTCATTCCTCGACCGCATGATCAGCCTCGTGGAGGGCGCGAAGCGGCGCAAGACTCCCAATGAAATTGCGCTGACCATCCTTCTGGTGGCCCTAACACTGGTGTTTCTGCTGGTGACGGTGACCCTGTTGCCGTTTTCCATCTATGCGGTGCGGTCCAGCCACGGCGGACTCCCCGTCACGCTTACTGTGCTGGTCGCACTGCTCGTATGTCTGATCCCTACGACGATCGGAGGGCTCCTGTCGGCGATTGGTGTTGCGGGCATGGGTCGGATGCTTCTTGCCAACGTGGTTGCCACTTCAGGTCGGGCCATTGAGGCTGCCGGGGACGTGGACGTGCTGCTACTGGACAAGACCGGAACGATCACGCTCGGTAACCGTCAGGCGAGCACATTTCTGCCCGCACTGGGTGTGGGCGAGCGGGAATTGGCTGACGCCGGTCAGCTGGCCTCCCTGGCGGACGAAACTCCCGAGGGCCGTAGCATCGTGGTGCTGGCCAAGAAATTTGCGCTGCGCGAGCGCCACGTACACGATCTAAAGGCCAGCTTCGTGCCTTTCTCCGCACATACCCGCATGAGTGGCGTGGACCTGCCTAAGCGCCAAGTCCGCAAGGGCGCGGCCGATGCCGTGCGCTCCTGGATAGAGGCCCAGGGTGGCAGCTATCCGGAAGCCGTGGCTCAGTCAGTGAAGGCCGTCGCGCGCCGCGGCAGCACTCCTCTCGTGGTGGCCGAGATCGCCGGCGAGCGCGCGAGAGTGCTGGGTGTGATCGAACTCAAGGACGTAGTCAAAGGTGGCCTCAAGGGGCGCTTTTCCCAGCTGCGCCGCATGGGTATCCGCACCGTGATGATCACCGGCGACAACCGGCTGACTGCTGCTGCCATCGCCGCTGAAGCGGGCGTGGACGACTTTCTCGCCGAGGCTACGCCGGAGGACAAACTTGCGTTGATCCGCAAGTTCCAGGGTGAAGGTCGGCTCGTGGCGATGACCGGTGATGGGACCAACGATGCGCCTGCCTTGGCGCAGGCCGATGTTGCCGTGGCCATGCACAGCGGCACCCAAGCGGCTAAGGAAGCGGGCAATATGGTAGATCTGGATTCCAACCCCACTAAGCTCATCGAGGTGGTGGAAATCGGAAAACAAATGCTGATGACGCGCGGCGCACTGACGACCTTCAGCATTGCTAATGACGTCGCCAAGTACTTTGCCATCATTCCCGCCGCCTTCGTCGCGACTTATCCGCAGCTCGGCGCGCTGAACATCATGCACCTGACCTCACCCGACTCCGCGATACTCTCGGCGGTAATCTTCAATGCCCTGATCATCGTCGCGCTCATTCCGCTGGCGCTGCGGGGCGTACGCTATCTACCGCTGGGTGGGGACGTGCTGTTGAAGCGCAATCTGTTGATTTACGGTCTTGGCGGCCTGATCGCACCGTTCATCGGTATCAAGCTTATCGACTTGCTGCTGACCACTATGGGCCTGCACTAA